A single region of the Sphingobium sp. EP60837 genome encodes:
- the tnpA gene encoding IS66-like element accessory protein TnpA: MSSRIEIVSRVSGRRRWTVEQKLAVLRDAFGPEGCVRSACERHEVGSGSIYTWRRQAMSGELAGVRKLAEPAFAEVQISEQLALPALTTAARTDGVIGIELPSGIRVSVDATVDADALSRVIGILTR, from the coding sequence ATGAGTAGTCGGATAGAGATCGTTAGCCGGGTGTCGGGCCGGCGGCGGTGGACGGTGGAACAGAAGCTGGCCGTCCTGCGGGATGCATTTGGCCCCGAGGGTTGCGTGCGCTCAGCCTGTGAGCGCCATGAGGTTGGCAGCGGTTCGATCTACACATGGCGGCGGCAGGCGATGTCCGGTGAGCTTGCCGGGGTGCGCAAGCTGGCGGAGCCGGCATTTGCGGAGGTGCAGATCAGCGAGCAGCTGGCCTTGCCCGCGCTGACGACCGCGGCGCGCACCGATGGCGTGATCGGCATCGAGTTGCCGTCGGGCATCAGGGTGAGTGTGGACGCCACGGTAGATGCCGATGCCCTTTCGCGGGTGATTGGTATCCTGACGCGATGA
- the tnpB gene encoding IS66 family insertion sequence element accessory protein TnpB (TnpB, as the term is used for proteins encoded by IS66 family insertion elements, is considered an accessory protein, since TnpC, encoded by a neighboring gene, is a DDE family transposase.) produces MIGIGPGTRVMVATRPVDFRKGPDALAALVSADYGGDAFSGVIYVFRAKRADRIKLIWWDGTGLCLMAKRLEQGGFKWPSIQDGVMRLSAAQLGALLEGLDWRRVHGGRRPQAPQIAG; encoded by the coding sequence ATGATCGGGATTGGTCCGGGCACGCGGGTCATGGTGGCGACGCGCCCTGTGGATTTTCGCAAAGGGCCGGACGCCTTGGCGGCGCTGGTGAGCGCAGACTATGGCGGTGATGCATTTTCTGGCGTGATCTACGTCTTTCGAGCGAAGCGCGCCGATCGGATCAAGCTGATCTGGTGGGATGGGACCGGGCTATGTCTGATGGCGAAGCGTCTGGAACAAGGCGGTTTCAAGTGGCCCAGTATTCAGGATGGCGTGATGCGTCTTTCTGCCGCTCAGTTGGGCGCGCTTCTGGAGGGATTGGACTGGCGCCGGGTTCATGGCGGGCGTCGACCGCAGGCCCCGCAGATTGCCGGTTGA
- the tnpB gene encoding IS66 family insertion sequence element accessory protein TnpB (TnpB, as the term is used for proteins encoded by IS66 family insertion elements, is considered an accessory protein, since TnpC, encoded by a neighboring gene, is a DDE family transposase.), which translates to MIPLPPSTRIFLACGATDMRKGFDGLAVMTQQVLEQSPHSGALFAFRGKRGDLVKLLWYDGQGMCLFSKRMDRGRFVWPSTKTGSVVMTAAQLSMLLEGIDWRRPERTFTPSLAG; encoded by the coding sequence ATGATCCCGCTGCCGCCCTCCACGCGGATATTCCTGGCCTGCGGGGCGACGGACATGCGCAAGGGTTTTGACGGCCTTGCCGTGATGACGCAGCAGGTTCTGGAGCAAAGCCCGCATTCCGGCGCGCTGTTCGCCTTTAGGGGGAAGCGCGGCGATCTGGTGAAGCTGCTCTGGTATGACGGTCAGGGCATGTGCCTTTTCTCCAAGCGGATGGACCGTGGCCGGTTCGTGTGGCCATCGACCAAGACTGGATCGGTGGTGATGACCGCAGCCCAGCTTTCCATGCTGTTGGAAGGCATAGATTGGCGCCGGCCCGAGCGCACGTTCACCCCTTCATTAGCGGGATAA
- the tnpA gene encoding IS66-like element accessory protein TnpA → MEADSLTSALDTRTGVGLEPVRRPEVLRSMAGRRRIWTLEQKLAIVGEMARCGNIAEFARQHDIRTSLLYTWRRELRYVLEAGQATSHAEPMFVPVMADSPKPLSSDVAIEVEMGGAVVRIGRTAKADLVAAVIQALQVQR, encoded by the coding sequence ATGGAAGCCGACAGCCTTACGAGCGCACTGGACACCCGCACTGGAGTTGGTCTGGAGCCTGTCCGCCGCCCTGAGGTGCTCCGCAGCATGGCAGGTCGGCGACGGATCTGGACGCTGGAGCAGAAGCTGGCGATAGTCGGGGAGATGGCGCGTTGCGGCAACATCGCTGAGTTCGCACGCCAGCACGATATTCGCACGTCGTTGCTCTACACCTGGCGTCGGGAGCTGCGCTATGTTTTGGAAGCCGGTCAGGCCACTAGCCATGCGGAGCCGATGTTTGTGCCGGTCATGGCCGACAGTCCCAAGCCGTTGTCGAGCGATGTCGCGATAGAGGTTGAGATGGGAGGCGCCGTCGTTCGGATCGGCCGCACGGCTAAGGCCGATCTTGTGGCAGCGGTGATCCAGGCGTTGCAGGTACAGCGATGA
- the tnpC gene encoding IS66 family transposase has protein sequence MAELEAALAAAHAHISARDILIDTLRVQIARLKRMQFGKSSEKLDTQIAQLELALEELEGEAIVAAARQADPADGGRSVPVRALPAHLPREEQRIEPEQGTCTCPDCGGMLRPLGQDSDEMLDAVPVQWRVVRTIRPKYSCRSCEKIIQAPAPAKAIARGKATFGTLAHVVVSKFDHHLPLYRQAEIMATQGIEIDRSTLAGWVGQASVLLDPIVSRIREVGLTASKIHTDDTPVPMLDPGRGKTATGRLWAYAVDDRGSGATTPSLVWYEFTTDRTGAHPQRQLANFTGYLQADGYAGYDKLYDTNRVTEVACWAHFRRKIFDIHATKPTPLTTDLLQRIGELYEIEAEVRGQQPEIRRRSRQDRTQPLIDELRQALDDALRRLSPKSEMAKAIAYGRKRWVALTRFLDDGRLEIDNNIAERAMRCVALGRKNWLFAGSKAGGDRAAAIYSVIETAKLNGLEPQAYIADVIAKIAGDWPAARWDELLPWNWRPDQQPIAEAA, from the coding sequence ATCGCCGAGCTCGAAGCTGCATTGGCGGCGGCCCACGCCCATATTTCTGCTCGAGACATCCTGATCGACACGCTGCGTGTGCAGATCGCGCGCCTCAAGCGGATGCAGTTCGGCAAGTCGTCCGAGAAGCTCGATACCCAGATCGCACAGCTTGAGCTGGCCCTCGAAGAACTCGAAGGCGAGGCCATCGTCGCTGCCGCGCGGCAGGCGGATCCGGCAGATGGCGGTCGGTCAGTGCCTGTTCGCGCGCTGCCCGCCCATCTGCCGCGGGAGGAACAGCGGATCGAGCCTGAGCAAGGCACCTGCACCTGTCCCGACTGCGGCGGGATGCTGCGGCCGCTGGGACAGGATAGCGACGAGATGCTCGATGCCGTGCCGGTGCAGTGGCGTGTCGTGCGGACCATCCGGCCCAAGTATAGCTGCCGGTCCTGCGAGAAGATCATCCAGGCGCCCGCGCCGGCAAAAGCCATTGCCCGGGGCAAAGCGACCTTTGGCACGCTGGCCCATGTCGTTGTTTCCAAGTTCGACCATCATCTGCCGCTTTACCGCCAGGCCGAGATCATGGCGACGCAGGGCATCGAGATCGATCGCTCAACGCTGGCAGGCTGGGTCGGGCAGGCATCCGTGCTGCTCGATCCGATCGTCAGTCGCATTCGGGAGGTCGGCCTGACCGCCTCGAAGATCCATACCGACGATACGCCGGTTCCCATGCTTGATCCGGGCCGCGGCAAAACGGCCACCGGCAGGCTTTGGGCTTACGCCGTCGATGATCGCGGCTCCGGCGCCACGACCCCCTCGCTGGTCTGGTATGAGTTCACCACCGATCGCACAGGCGCGCATCCCCAACGCCAGCTGGCCAACTTCACCGGCTATCTCCAGGCCGATGGCTATGCCGGTTATGACAAGCTCTACGACACGAACCGCGTCACCGAGGTTGCTTGCTGGGCGCATTTCCGGCGGAAGATATTCGACATTCACGCCACTAAGCCGACGCCGCTTACCACCGACCTGCTGCAACGCATCGGCGAGCTCTATGAGATTGAAGCAGAGGTTCGAGGCCAGCAACCCGAGATCCGGCGACGAAGCCGGCAGGACCGCACCCAGCCATTGATCGACGAGTTGCGCCAGGCACTCGACGATGCCCTGCGCCGGCTCTCGCCCAAGTCCGAGATGGCCAAAGCGATCGCCTATGGCCGCAAGCGCTGGGTGGCGCTTACGCGTTTCCTCGACGATGGCCGCCTGGAAATCGATAACAACATCGCGGAGCGCGCCATGCGCTGCGTGGCCCTGGGCCGTAAAAACTGGCTGTTCGCCGGCTCAAAGGCGGGCGGCGATCGCGCCGCCGCCATCTACTCCGTCATCGAAACCGCAAAGCTCAATGGCCTCGAACCGCAGGCCTATATCGCAGATGTCATCGCCAAGATCGCTGGCGACTGGCCTGCTGCCCGCTGGGATGAACTCCTGCCCTGGAACTGGCGGCCAGATCAGCAACCGATCGCCGAAGCCGCCTGA
- a CDS encoding UvrD-helicase domain-containing protein yields MTAPNITTVVASAGAGKTTRIVGNIATEVTSRDPETIVATTFTVKAADELIERSRAKLFELGMPDKAARLLGARFGTVNAICGQIVSENAIALGRSPRAEVIPEGSVPRIFAIAADAAIERHAPTLNSLADVMGFFEPKRAADAERSDWRTTVRRLIELARANGIPAQDLSVSAERSVATFLELLPPVSIQSSDDLDADLRRAVSSAVDAVPAESSATAKSHIALLRQTDSSIRRGERISWPNWARLSKVSCAKKDGQAFIDALEAVAQAAGRHPAHPRLREDCSQFIRSVFACAAEALTAFQAYKAERGLLDFTDQEALALDVLHNPAMSAGLGERIGRLFVDEFQDSSPLQVAIFTAMSGLVDASTWVGDPKQAIYGFRNADSALTQAAFAGVAASSSESQDVLATSYRSREGIINLVNAAFEPALSAMGLQAEEHAFSGTGRSEEGFTQAPLAVWWLEGKLELQYAALAAQIREMVTADQPWEVAARPKGVRALRAGDIAILCRSKADIAKVSAALSQQGVKAAVEREGLAQTPHVQLVMAAFRWVADPTDRLALAELARFFTEDPESETWLEALGAENASEALLAIVPISAALQEIREGILSLTPADLVDAIILLPELNRHIESWGDVPARLDDLEALRGFARSYEESCAGEGSPATPSGLALALAAENPARPRSLRDDAVKVMTYHGAKGLEWPVVILTGLGKEPKPRLFEPMAEADRDVDWQNPLAGRWIRYWPWPYASQEKDVYLDASAPSSTLGKQASIRSRDEEARLLYVGMTRARDHLVFAPPAKGSLHWLKVLDGNETEHFALPRTAGGDIRAGTKSFPARTTTLVCGEGVEAQPPAVSFGRITRPTGHRAPLHRRPSEASSGETFIIVEKSTIGPRLPFAGSPDMNLLGEAVHAIIAADQPDDPYDTRLNQAQAILDRWGVHQVAAKDVLGANDRLFAEISKRWPGGRIHREAPVSARIGDQLVTGRIDLLIEHDSGFAIIDHKSFPGSPDSWDARAVGHGPQIQLYADALDKARPGIPCELFIHMPIVGGLLQVGTSSC; encoded by the coding sequence ATGACCGCTCCCAATATCACGACCGTCGTGGCGTCTGCCGGCGCCGGCAAAACCACCCGCATTGTCGGCAACATCGCGACGGAGGTCACATCCCGTGATCCCGAGACGATCGTCGCAACCACATTCACCGTGAAAGCAGCGGACGAACTGATCGAGCGTTCCCGAGCCAAACTGTTCGAATTGGGCATGCCGGATAAGGCGGCCCGATTGCTTGGAGCCCGCTTTGGAACGGTGAATGCCATTTGCGGTCAGATTGTATCGGAGAACGCCATCGCTCTTGGGCGATCTCCGCGAGCCGAGGTCATTCCCGAAGGCAGCGTGCCCCGAATTTTCGCGATCGCCGCCGATGCCGCGATCGAGCGTCACGCGCCGACGCTGAACTCGCTCGCCGATGTCATGGGATTCTTCGAGCCCAAACGAGCCGCTGACGCTGAACGAAGTGATTGGCGGACGACCGTCAGGCGTTTGATCGAGCTAGCTCGAGCGAATGGAATTCCCGCCCAAGATCTATCCGTTTCGGCGGAGCGATCAGTCGCAACCTTCCTCGAACTGCTACCACCGGTGTCGATCCAGAGCAGTGACGATCTCGACGCAGATTTGCGAAGGGCCGTAAGTTCGGCAGTGGATGCGGTTCCCGCTGAATCGAGCGCGACTGCCAAATCCCACATTGCGTTGCTTCGCCAAACCGATTCAAGCATTCGTCGAGGAGAACGGATTTCCTGGCCCAACTGGGCTCGCCTCTCGAAGGTGAGCTGCGCTAAGAAAGATGGTCAGGCTTTCATCGACGCTCTTGAGGCAGTTGCTCAAGCAGCCGGCCGCCATCCTGCACATCCGCGGCTTCGTGAAGATTGCAGCCAGTTCATCAGGTCGGTCTTCGCCTGTGCGGCCGAAGCCCTGACCGCTTTCCAAGCTTATAAAGCAGAGCGCGGCTTATTGGACTTCACCGACCAAGAGGCGCTCGCGCTCGACGTCCTTCATAACCCGGCGATGTCCGCGGGGCTCGGTGAGCGCATTGGTCGGCTGTTTGTCGATGAGTTTCAAGATTCCAGCCCGCTTCAAGTCGCCATTTTCACAGCAATGTCCGGCTTAGTCGACGCAAGCACGTGGGTGGGAGACCCCAAGCAGGCCATCTACGGCTTCCGCAATGCGGACAGCGCCCTCACCCAAGCCGCGTTCGCGGGGGTAGCGGCGTCGTCGAGCGAATCGCAAGATGTGCTAGCGACGTCATACCGGAGCCGTGAGGGCATCATAAACCTGGTCAACGCTGCCTTTGAGCCGGCTTTGAGCGCGATGGGTCTTCAAGCGGAAGAACATGCGTTCAGCGGAACGGGTCGCAGCGAAGAAGGATTCACGCAGGCGCCGCTCGCGGTTTGGTGGCTCGAAGGAAAGCTTGAGCTTCAATATGCCGCATTGGCCGCCCAAATCCGCGAGATGGTGACGGCCGACCAACCATGGGAAGTGGCAGCCAGGCCCAAAGGCGTTCGGGCGCTACGCGCCGGAGACATCGCTATTCTGTGCCGTAGCAAAGCCGATATCGCCAAAGTATCGGCTGCGCTTAGCCAGCAAGGCGTCAAGGCAGCCGTCGAGCGTGAAGGATTGGCGCAAACACCCCACGTCCAACTGGTGATGGCCGCGTTCCGCTGGGTTGCAGATCCCACAGACCGTCTCGCGCTTGCCGAACTTGCCCGCTTCTTCACCGAGGATCCAGAATCAGAAACCTGGCTTGAGGCGCTTGGCGCTGAAAATGCCTCCGAGGCACTGCTCGCCATCGTACCCATCTCGGCGGCCCTCCAAGAGATTCGTGAGGGCATTCTGTCGCTGACGCCAGCCGACCTCGTCGATGCGATCATCCTTCTCCCTGAGCTCAATCGCCACATCGAAAGTTGGGGCGACGTGCCGGCTCGTCTCGATGATCTCGAAGCGCTTCGCGGCTTCGCTCGGAGCTATGAGGAAAGCTGCGCGGGCGAGGGATCTCCTGCGACGCCTTCTGGGCTGGCACTCGCGTTGGCTGCAGAGAACCCAGCCCGCCCGCGAAGCCTTCGGGACGATGCTGTTAAAGTCATGACCTACCATGGAGCGAAGGGGCTTGAATGGCCCGTCGTAATCCTGACCGGGCTAGGCAAAGAACCAAAGCCTCGACTGTTCGAACCCATGGCCGAGGCTGATCGTGACGTGGATTGGCAAAATCCTCTCGCCGGACGCTGGATCCGCTACTGGCCTTGGCCATATGCGAGCCAAGAAAAGGACGTATATCTCGATGCTTCAGCGCCCAGTTCGACACTTGGGAAGCAGGCTTCGATCCGATCGAGGGATGAGGAGGCCCGCCTTCTTTACGTCGGCATGACCCGCGCTCGCGATCATCTTGTGTTTGCGCCCCCAGCTAAAGGGTCACTCCACTGGTTGAAGGTTCTCGATGGGAACGAAACGGAGCATTTCGCTTTACCACGTACCGCCGGTGGAGATATCCGTGCTGGGACGAAATCCTTTCCGGCAAGAACCACAACGCTGGTATGCGGCGAAGGCGTGGAGGCTCAACCTCCGGCTGTCTCATTCGGGCGCATCACGCGACCGACGGGGCACCGAGCACCGCTTCATCGTCGCCCTAGCGAGGCTTCCAGCGGCGAAACCTTCATCATCGTGGAGAAATCTACGATTGGCCCGCGTTTGCCGTTCGCAGGCAGCCCCGACATGAACCTGCTCGGCGAAGCCGTCCACGCTATCATTGCGGCCGATCAGCCTGATGATCCGTATGATACCCGGCTTAATCAAGCACAAGCGATCCTCGATCGCTGGGGGGTGCATCAGGTTGCCGCAAAGGACGTCCTTGGGGCCAATGACCGACTGTTCGCCGAGATCTCGAAGCGATGGCCGGGCGGCCGAATTCATCGTGAGGCCCCTGTTTCAGCCCGGATCGGAGATCAGCTTGTAACGGGTCGCATCGACTTACTGATCGAGCATGACAGCGGCTTCGCCATCATCGATCACAAATCCTTCCCGGGTTCGCCGGACAGCTGGGATGCACGAGCGGTTGGGCACGGCCCGCAAATCCAGCTCTACGCTGACGCGCTCGACAAGGCGCGGCCTGGTATTCCCTGCGAACTATTCATCCACATGCCGATAGTCGGAGGCCTTCTGCAGGTGGGCACCAGTTCATGCTGA
- the tnpC gene encoding IS66 family transposase — translation MLKQADLPDDIDALRALVLEQSRMLAEERAASEVRLAELNVAKGEADAEIERLQSIIKAFMRHRFGRRSEQLDADQLQLGLEDVEIALGHARAAREAVAPRSHGDQPRKTNRGSLPAHLERIEQIVDIEEKACPCCSGTLHQIGEDIAERLDVVPTTFRVLVTRRPRYGCRSCEGAIVQAPAPARIIEGGIPTEALIAQVLVSKYADHVPLYRQAQIYGRQDIRLDRSSLADWVGRAAWYLRPLRDRTLEELRRSERLFADETTAPVLDPGRGRTKTGQLWAYARDDRPWGGAGPPMVAYVYAADRKAERPDIHLGDFAGILQVDGYGGYTALAKRRGQQLSLAFCWSHVRRKFYDLAASSPVATEILRRIAMLYAIEDDVRGSPAEQRRVQRAERSRIIVEDLKLYLDGRLRQISAKSKLADAIRYATSRWDGLVRFIDDGRIELDTNTVERSIRPLALNRKNALFAGSDEGGDNWAVIATLIENCKLGGINPHDWLTQTLTALANGHPANRVHELMPWINVG, via the coding sequence ATGCTCAAGCAAGCGGACCTCCCCGACGACATTGACGCGCTCCGTGCGCTCGTCCTGGAGCAGTCGCGGATGTTGGCGGAAGAGCGGGCCGCATCTGAGGTCCGACTGGCGGAGCTGAACGTCGCCAAGGGCGAGGCAGACGCCGAGATCGAGCGCCTCCAGTCGATCATCAAGGCCTTCATGCGGCACCGTTTCGGCCGCCGGTCCGAACAGCTCGATGCCGATCAGCTCCAGCTGGGACTGGAAGATGTCGAGATCGCCCTTGGGCACGCCCGCGCGGCCAGAGAGGCTGTTGCGCCGCGGTCCCACGGCGATCAGCCCCGCAAGACCAACCGTGGCTCATTGCCCGCGCACCTCGAGCGGATCGAACAGATTGTCGATATCGAGGAGAAGGCCTGCCCTTGCTGCAGCGGGACGCTCCATCAGATCGGCGAAGATATTGCCGAGCGCCTGGACGTCGTTCCCACTACCTTCCGCGTGCTGGTGACGCGCCGCCCGCGTTATGGCTGTCGCTCGTGCGAAGGCGCGATCGTCCAGGCGCCTGCCCCGGCGCGGATAATCGAAGGCGGGATACCGACCGAGGCGCTGATCGCCCAGGTGCTGGTGTCGAAGTATGCCGATCATGTTCCGCTATACCGTCAGGCTCAGATTTATGGCCGGCAGGATATCAGGCTCGATCGCTCCAGCCTGGCGGACTGGGTGGGCCGGGCGGCATGGTATCTGCGGCCGCTGCGCGACCGGACGCTTGAGGAGCTGCGGCGATCCGAGCGGCTGTTCGCCGACGAGACGACCGCGCCGGTGCTTGATCCCGGACGAGGCAGAACGAAGACCGGCCAGCTATGGGCCTATGCCCGCGATGATCGACCATGGGGTGGCGCAGGTCCGCCGATGGTCGCCTATGTCTATGCGGCAGACCGAAAGGCCGAACGGCCCGACATCCACCTCGGAGACTTTGCAGGCATCCTGCAGGTCGATGGCTATGGCGGCTACACCGCCCTCGCCAAGCGGCGCGGGCAGCAACTCAGCCTCGCCTTCTGCTGGTCCCATGTCCGGCGCAAATTTTACGATCTAGCCGCCAGTTCTCCGGTCGCGACCGAGATATTGCGACGGATCGCCATGCTCTATGCCATCGAAGACGACGTACGCGGCTCGCCCGCTGAACAGCGCCGCGTTCAACGCGCCGAACGCAGCCGCATCATCGTAGAGGACCTTAAGCTCTATCTTGATGGCCGGCTCCGGCAGATCAGTGCCAAGAGCAAGTTGGCTGACGCCATTCGCTATGCGACCAGCCGCTGGGATGGCCTCGTCCGCTTCATCGACGACGGCCGCATCGAACTCGACACCAACACCGTCGAGCGTTCAATCCGTCCCCTGGCCCTGAATCGTAAGAACGCGCTCTTCGCCGGCTCTGACGAAGGCGGCGACAACTGGGCGGTCATCGCCACGCTTATCGAAAACTGCAAGCTGGGCGGTATCAATCCCCACGACTGGCTGACCCAAACCCTCACCGCGCTCGCCAACGGCCATCCCGCCAATCGCGTTCATGAACTCATGCCCTGGATCAACGTGGGCTGA
- a CDS encoding PD-(D/E)XK nuclease family protein, producing the protein MKLIFGLSCDGPSFPDFPGPNEGVFNAAVVGPQGLIEMLEVQLGLTAPRVAHAVRVSSYAAKLRTALATAPDLFFGQSFTLDPWATAASLLDWRDELIAGGWSGSPIGAPRVDAFAVVEEAGPPLPPGIADRTRTLCDAVKARASPPLASIELVEPRDLLPPLWPRLIDTLEGSGVEISQAPACAISSNDLGHVQAFLAGGSPSTLTGDGSFVIVHADTALAAAEAAADWLAHCSEAELHGTVIVSADGDTALLDRALQARGLPALGLSASSPWRGALQVLPLAFAASWAPYNAKAMLDLLMLPRPPIARRAARKLAYALSREPGTGGPAWLAAWVDIESDFAERMSTEPQEKRDAKVAAWRQWTSGELYPRHEGMPAEAAKSIASRVAQWALETNAGNADPLLLTLVGAAQALVQAIDVLNVEMLSPLLLGRMTDQVLADGAQNPNHIATSGGLRAVRHPGAIWGDAKNVLWWDFKGPGERVSSSPWTAAEVAALKVHGCEIESPAAITARIGWNNANAVNRAGERVILFSPALSAGEETTSHPLAHQLNPLTTPAKDIIQWPAEQLLHGPSHELAGCEILREAITPNLLPAQRPRWSLPASVIAKLDDRVESATSFEHLADCHMRWLLLDVLRLSGGRVAEIPGTSQLLGNLAHELANRVFPPGPVPDPEAVFLQANDLFDELLSAIATPLQQPEYAGELASARVKVPAALAQLARLLQAMDVKVIGTEIERARTFVDGPDVKGRIDMLIEHPAHGTGVIDLKWSRSAKTRRNELAEGRSIQLATYGAIANSNSTTPAPGAFYMLNQRQLIGLSGSFLAEESVESDHSLPDTWSNLVSTWQVWRDLAREGIAVATGADEAEAHIPADLPIEPGTEPCRYCELTALCRVGVEAN; encoded by the coding sequence ATGAAGCTTATCTTCGGCCTTTCATGCGATGGCCCTTCCTTTCCGGATTTTCCGGGCCCGAATGAAGGCGTCTTCAATGCCGCCGTCGTGGGGCCACAAGGCCTGATAGAGATGCTCGAGGTGCAGCTTGGCCTCACAGCTCCCCGGGTGGCACATGCGGTTCGAGTTTCCAGCTACGCTGCTAAATTGCGTACCGCGCTGGCCACAGCCCCGGACCTGTTCTTCGGTCAGTCGTTCACCCTTGATCCGTGGGCCACTGCCGCATCATTGCTCGATTGGCGAGATGAACTGATCGCCGGCGGCTGGTCCGGCAGCCCTATTGGCGCCCCACGTGTTGATGCATTCGCGGTGGTGGAAGAGGCTGGTCCGCCCCTTCCCCCCGGGATCGCAGATCGCACGCGCACGCTCTGCGATGCGGTCAAGGCCCGTGCAAGCCCGCCGCTCGCTTCAATCGAGCTGGTCGAGCCCCGAGATTTGCTGCCGCCTCTCTGGCCGCGCCTTATCGATACGCTGGAGGGATCGGGGGTAGAAATCTCGCAGGCTCCTGCCTGTGCAATTTCCTCCAATGACCTGGGCCACGTGCAAGCCTTTCTCGCGGGCGGCTCACCCTCGACATTAACAGGCGATGGTAGCTTCGTGATCGTCCACGCGGACACAGCCTTGGCGGCGGCGGAAGCAGCTGCAGATTGGCTCGCCCATTGTTCTGAAGCCGAGTTGCATGGCACGGTCATTGTGAGCGCTGATGGAGACACCGCGCTGCTGGACCGCGCGCTTCAAGCTCGCGGGCTTCCCGCTCTGGGCTTGTCGGCCTCGTCGCCGTGGCGTGGAGCACTTCAGGTGCTCCCGCTCGCCTTCGCCGCTTCTTGGGCACCATACAATGCGAAGGCGATGCTTGACTTGCTCATGCTACCGCGTCCCCCCATTGCGCGACGTGCGGCGCGCAAGCTCGCCTATGCACTGAGCCGCGAGCCTGGCACAGGCGGGCCAGCATGGCTCGCTGCATGGGTTGATATCGAGTCAGATTTTGCCGAAAGGATGTCCACAGAACCTCAAGAAAAGCGCGATGCGAAGGTTGCGGCGTGGAGGCAATGGACGTCTGGAGAATTATACCCGCGGCACGAAGGCATGCCTGCGGAGGCGGCCAAGTCGATCGCTTCTCGCGTCGCGCAATGGGCGCTCGAGACGAATGCTGGAAATGCTGATCCGCTTCTTCTGACGCTAGTTGGTGCCGCGCAGGCCCTCGTGCAAGCGATCGATGTTCTGAACGTCGAGATGCTCTCTCCGCTGCTGCTAGGACGTATGACCGACCAGGTGCTTGCGGACGGCGCTCAAAACCCCAACCACATAGCGACATCGGGGGGTTTGCGTGCCGTGCGTCATCCAGGCGCCATTTGGGGCGATGCTAAGAATGTACTTTGGTGGGACTTCAAAGGTCCTGGAGAACGCGTAAGTTCATCGCCATGGACCGCCGCTGAGGTTGCTGCTCTTAAGGTTCATGGCTGCGAAATCGAATCGCCGGCCGCGATAACCGCCCGGATTGGGTGGAATAACGCCAACGCAGTGAATCGCGCTGGCGAGCGCGTCATTCTTTTCTCACCGGCGCTTTCGGCGGGGGAGGAGACGACGAGCCATCCCCTCGCCCATCAGCTGAACCCATTGACGACACCTGCTAAGGACATAATCCAATGGCCAGCAGAACAGCTATTGCACGGGCCGTCTCATGAGCTCGCAGGGTGCGAGATTCTCCGTGAAGCGATCACTCCAAACCTCCTGCCAGCACAGCGCCCTCGCTGGTCTCTGCCGGCATCTGTGATCGCCAAACTCGACGATCGCGTCGAAAGCGCCACCAGCTTCGAGCATCTTGCGGATTGCCATATGCGATGGCTCCTCCTCGACGTTTTGCGACTCTCAGGCGGCCGGGTTGCCGAGATCCCTGGCACAAGCCAGCTGCTTGGAAACCTCGCTCATGAATTAGCGAATCGCGTTTTCCCGCCAGGTCCTGTGCCGGATCCTGAAGCCGTTTTCTTGCAAGCCAACGATCTATTTGACGAATTGCTTAGCGCGATCGCGACGCCGCTTCAGCAGCCAGAATATGCGGGCGAGCTTGCATCGGCCCGGGTCAAAGTCCCAGCTGCTCTGGCGCAACTCGCACGTCTTCTACAGGCGATGGACGTAAAGGTAATTGGGACGGAAATTGAACGCGCAAGGACGTTCGTCGATGGACCGGATGTCAAGGGCCGCATCGACATGCTGATAGAGCATCCGGCTCACGGCACAGGCGTAATTGATCTGAAATGGTCGAGGAGCGCTAAAACGCGACGCAACGAGCTCGCCGAAGGTCGTTCGATTCAGCTCGCGACATACGGTGCGATAGCAAATTCCAACAGCACCACGCCTGCTCCAGGCGCATTCTATATGCTGAACCAGCGACAGCTGATCGGACTGAGCGGTTCGTTCCTGGCGGAGGAATCGGTCGAATCCGACCATAGCCTGCCCGACACATGGTCGAATCTCGTGTCGACGTGGCAGGTGTGGCGCGATCTAGCCCGGGAGGGGATTGCGGTTGCGACGGGTGCCGATGAGGCCGAGGCCCACATACCGGCCGATCTCCCGATCGAGCCGGGGACCGAACCGTGTCGCTATTGCGAACTCACAGCGCTCTGTCGCGTGGGCGTGGAGGCTAACTGA